A single genomic interval of Alteromonas sp. CI.11.F.A3 harbors:
- a CDS encoding response regulator transcription factor, which produces MTTLLIADDHPLYRDALRGALSLSLPALTLSEAGDLTSTVDILNREDIDLLLLDLHMPGSNDLFGLIHIRKLFPDVPVAVVSGTEDTQLISKIMSAGALGFIPKTASSGDIANAVQAILDGDVWLPPNLSDSVDEIDEAFSELADHVASLTPSQYKVLCFMRDGLLNKQIGYNLDIAEATVKAHVTAIFKKLGINNRTQAVLIASQLELEPPATSDH; this is translated from the coding sequence ATGACAACCCTGTTAATTGCCGATGATCATCCGTTGTATCGGGATGCCTTAAGAGGCGCTTTGTCATTGTCTTTACCAGCGCTGACGCTATCAGAAGCTGGTGATTTAACATCGACAGTCGATATTCTCAATCGCGAGGATATCGACTTATTGCTGCTTGATTTACACATGCCGGGCAGCAACGACCTTTTCGGGTTAATTCATATTCGTAAACTGTTTCCTGACGTACCTGTTGCGGTAGTGTCTGGCACGGAAGATACCCAGCTAATATCAAAAATTATGAGTGCAGGGGCGCTGGGGTTCATCCCTAAAACTGCCAGCTCGGGTGATATTGCTAATGCGGTACAAGCTATTTTGGATGGGGATGTATGGCTGCCACCTAATTTAAGCGACAGCGTAGACGAAATTGATGAAGCGTTTTCGGAACTTGCGGATCATGTCGCTTCCCTTACGCCTTCACAATATAAAGTACTGTGTTTTATGCGAGACGGATTGCTCAACAAGCAAATTGGTTATAATTTGGATATTGCAGAAGCGACGGTGAAAGCCCACGTTACCGCGATTTTCAAAAAGCTTGGTATTAATAACCGCACGCAAGCGGTATTAATAGCATCGCAATTAGAGCTTGAGCCACCTGCTACAAGTGATCACTAG
- the rimK gene encoding 30S ribosomal protein S6--L-glutamate ligase — MRIAILSRNPRLYSTSRLVEAGRARGHEVDVIDTMHCYMDITSARPSVRYKGNKLPYYDAVIPRIGASVTFYGTSVVRQFEMMGTYSVNESVAISRSRDKLRSLQLLSRKGIGMPRTGFAHHPDKIEDVIKTVGGAPVVIKLLEGTQGIGVVLADTHKAAESIIEAFMGLNASILVQEFIKEAGGSDIRCFVVGGKVVAAMKRQAAPGEFRSNLHRGGQASLVRLSPAERKTAVDAAKTMGLNCCGVDILRSNNGPVVMEVNSSPGLEGIEKATNKDVAGMIIEFIEKSAQPHKTKTRGKG; from the coding sequence ATGCGCATAGCGATTTTATCCCGGAACCCTCGTCTCTATTCTACTTCTCGTTTAGTAGAGGCTGGGCGTGCACGCGGTCACGAAGTAGATGTTATCGACACCATGCATTGCTATATGGATATAACCAGTGCTCGTCCATCGGTACGTTACAAAGGCAATAAACTACCCTATTACGACGCGGTTATTCCCCGCATAGGCGCTTCTGTTACCTTTTACGGAACCTCGGTCGTACGCCAGTTCGAAATGATGGGCACATACAGTGTGAATGAATCGGTAGCAATTAGCCGCTCCAGAGACAAGCTGCGCTCTTTGCAATTGCTGTCACGCAAGGGCATTGGCATGCCGCGTACTGGCTTTGCGCACCACCCAGATAAAATAGAAGACGTGATAAAAACCGTGGGTGGCGCCCCCGTGGTCATTAAACTGCTTGAGGGTACTCAAGGTATTGGTGTGGTATTGGCCGATACCCATAAAGCGGCGGAGTCGATTATTGAAGCCTTCATGGGACTAAATGCCAGTATCTTAGTGCAAGAATTTATTAAAGAGGCAGGCGGTTCTGATATTCGCTGCTTTGTAGTAGGCGGTAAAGTGGTTGCGGCAATGAAACGCCAAGCAGCACCGGGGGAGTTTCGCTCTAACTTGCATAGAGGCGGTCAAGCCAGCTTGGTAAGACTAAGCCCTGCGGAGCGAAAAACTGCCGTAGATGCAGCTAAGACCATGGGCTTGAACTGTTGTGGTGTCGATATTTTACGTTCAAACAACGGGCCTGTGGTAATGGAAGTAAATTCATCGCCTGGTTTGGAGGGCATTGAAAAAGCCACCAATAAAGATGTCGCCGGTATGATCATTGAATTTATTGAAAAAAGTGCGCAGCCGCACAAAACGAAGACGCGAGGTAAAGGCTAA
- a CDS encoding mechanosensitive ion channel family protein, translated as MMQWWQEVVVWLTAYQSNLIWSGLVLLFYLAASRKILPKLETNIEKTKLKSTSAIKGLFAARVIVATVSLALLLLAWGIDFSGLLVLSTSIITVTGVALFASWSLISNITAYFILLTNVAYRRGNFIRILDGDNFIEGYIADLGPFSTRLVTSERETLMYPNNLILTRPVLINPKSTWGTMGKVTPTTVTGKTEEKTDKPTKKSRVKSDPQV; from the coding sequence ATGATGCAGTGGTGGCAAGAGGTAGTGGTATGGCTAACGGCCTACCAATCAAACCTTATTTGGAGTGGGTTGGTTTTACTGTTTTATTTAGCAGCTTCAAGAAAAATCCTACCCAAACTTGAAACCAATATCGAGAAAACTAAATTAAAGTCTACCAGTGCAATTAAGGGATTATTTGCCGCTAGGGTTATAGTGGCCACGGTATCGTTAGCTTTATTGCTGCTTGCATGGGGAATAGACTTCTCTGGCTTACTGGTATTATCAACCTCCATTATCACGGTAACTGGGGTAGCACTTTTCGCCAGCTGGTCATTAATAAGTAATATTACCGCTTACTTTATACTGTTGACGAACGTTGCATATCGCCGAGGGAATTTTATTCGTATTCTCGATGGTGATAATTTTATAGAGGGTTACATTGCCGACTTAGGGCCATTTAGCACACGGTTGGTGACTTCTGAGCGCGAAACGCTAATGTACCCTAATAACCTTATTTTAACGCGCCCTGTGCTTATCAATCCGAAATCAACGTGGGGCACTATGGGTAAAGTAACCCCAACGACTGTGACGGGTAAAACGGAAGAAAAAACCGATAAGCCGACGAAAAAGAGCAGGGTGAAAAGCGACCCGCAAGTTTAG
- a CDS encoding amino acid ABC transporter substrate-binding protein: protein MIGQMISRKLLISTFLLLSSLSSPSGFAGESTESPRMEKESKPAMQHSQLRLPNVHPGRDPVYAYAKTLLFKALEVTEDKYGTFELKVSEQEVAQERQLRSLEHDMLDITWSVSSIDREKQHRAIRIPIMGGFFGKRIMLIRADDNRFDAPLTFENLKSMRAVQGYDWPDTRIFRHNEIPVLETTYQASFRIVAEGFADMFPRSVMEIQYELDKQPDSTLKIEPHLLVSYESALFYFVASDQEALANRISEGLTILLASGEFQKTLMAQPVYQESMALMRGRTVIKIENPLLSEQSKAALKHYLTYFTPKPVLEQVEPSLKNASDHL, encoded by the coding sequence ATGATAGGACAAATGATTAGCCGTAAATTATTAATATCTACTTTCTTACTGCTAAGTAGCTTATCCTCCCCATCGGGTTTTGCAGGCGAAAGCACCGAGTCGCCTCGTATGGAAAAGGAAAGTAAACCGGCTATGCAGCATAGTCAGTTGCGCCTTCCCAATGTTCATCCTGGTCGCGATCCTGTATACGCGTACGCTAAAACATTATTGTTCAAAGCATTGGAAGTAACTGAAGATAAATATGGTACCTTCGAGTTAAAAGTGAGCGAACAGGAAGTTGCTCAAGAGCGCCAATTAAGAAGCTTAGAACACGACATGTTAGATATCACATGGAGTGTGTCTTCTATTGACAGAGAAAAACAACATCGCGCAATTCGTATTCCTATTATGGGCGGATTTTTTGGTAAGCGAATTATGCTTATTCGTGCCGATGATAATCGCTTCGATGCCCCCCTAACGTTTGAAAATTTAAAATCGATGCGCGCGGTGCAAGGCTATGACTGGCCTGACACGCGTATTTTCCGTCACAATGAAATTCCCGTACTTGAAACCACCTATCAAGCATCGTTTCGAATTGTGGCTGAGGGCTTTGCCGATATGTTTCCACGAAGCGTAATGGAAATACAATATGAATTGGATAAGCAGCCTGATAGCACACTGAAAATTGAACCACACCTGTTAGTGTCTTATGAAAGCGCACTGTTTTACTTTGTCGCGTCAGATCAGGAAGCGTTGGCAAACCGAATTAGTGAAGGTCTGACTATTTTGCTGGCGTCCGGTGAGTTTCAGAAAACATTGATGGCACAGCCCGTTTACCAAGAGAGCATGGCGCTAATGCGTGGACGTACTGTGATTAAAATAGAAAATCCGCTGCTGAGTGAACAGAGTAAGGCAGCACTTAAACACTACCTAACTTATTTTACCCCTAAGCCTGTACTCGAACAGGTTGAACCATCACTAAAGAATGCTAGTGATCACTTGTAG
- the acs gene encoding acetate--CoA ligase, with protein sequence MTASKTFSVPDAIKSTTHLTDAQYAEMYANSVAHPEAFWAEHANLLEWFKKPTKVKNTHFGDNDVSIKWFEDGELNASYNCIDRHLADNADKVAIHWEGDSPDQSQDITFQEVHDEVCKLANALKSLGVAKGDRVAIYMPMVPDAAYAMLACARIGAIHSVIFGGFSPNAIADRINDSDAKVVITADEGRRAGRSVPLKANVDKALSKGACPSITHVIVKKVTGEDVAWNDSHDVWWDELVADCSTECEPEVMNAEDPLFILYTSGSTGTPKGVVHTTGGYLLYTAMTFKYAFDYQENDIYWCTADVGWITGHSYMVYGPMINGASQVFFEGVPTYPDVRRIAQVVEKYKVNSLYTAPTAIRALMAHGDKPAEGCDLSSLRLLGTVGEPINPEAWEWYHRVIGQSRCPIMDTWWQTETGGHMITPLPGATALKPGSATRPFFGIQPALFDAEGNELEGAAEGNLVIKDSWPSQARTVYGDHQRFISTYFSAYKGVYFTGDGARRDEDGYYWITGRVDDVLNVSGHRLGTAEIESALVAHPKVAEAAVVGFPHDIKGQGIYVYVTPIDGVAVDDALTTELKTWVRQELSPIATPDKIQWSAGLPKTRSGKIMRRILRKIAANEHEQLGDISTLADPSVVDTLIKERLNKS encoded by the coding sequence ATGACTGCCAGTAAGACTTTTTCTGTTCCTGACGCGATTAAAAGTACGACCCACTTAACGGATGCTCAGTACGCTGAGATGTATGCTAATTCTGTAGCACACCCTGAAGCATTTTGGGCTGAACACGCTAACTTGCTTGAATGGTTTAAAAAGCCGACCAAAGTGAAAAACACCCATTTTGGTGACAATGATGTTTCGATAAAATGGTTTGAAGACGGCGAGTTAAATGCCAGTTACAACTGTATTGACCGCCACCTAGCAGACAATGCAGACAAAGTGGCTATTCATTGGGAAGGTGACTCTCCTGACCAAAGCCAAGATATTACGTTTCAAGAAGTGCATGATGAAGTCTGTAAATTAGCTAACGCACTTAAATCACTTGGTGTGGCTAAAGGCGACAGGGTCGCTATTTATATGCCAATGGTGCCCGACGCTGCTTACGCTATGCTGGCGTGCGCCCGTATTGGTGCTATTCACTCTGTTATTTTTGGTGGCTTTTCGCCGAACGCGATTGCCGATCGTATTAACGACAGCGATGCAAAGGTGGTTATTACCGCCGATGAAGGCCGCCGAGCAGGTCGTTCTGTGCCTTTGAAAGCCAATGTAGATAAGGCACTATCAAAAGGTGCTTGCCCATCCATTACTCATGTCATCGTTAAAAAGGTGACTGGCGAAGATGTAGCTTGGAACGACAGTCACGATGTCTGGTGGGATGAGCTAGTCGCAGATTGCTCTACTGAATGTGAGCCTGAAGTGATGAACGCGGAAGACCCACTCTTTATCTTGTATACATCAGGCTCAACAGGCACTCCTAAGGGCGTAGTGCATACTACCGGTGGTTATTTGCTGTATACCGCTATGACCTTCAAATATGCCTTTGATTATCAAGAAAATGATATTTACTGGTGTACTGCCGATGTCGGTTGGATTACTGGGCACAGCTATATGGTGTACGGCCCTATGATCAACGGTGCATCTCAAGTGTTTTTCGAGGGTGTTCCTACTTATCCAGATGTGCGTCGTATCGCGCAGGTAGTAGAAAAATACAAAGTGAATAGTCTTTACACTGCACCCACTGCTATTCGCGCCTTGATGGCGCACGGTGACAAGCCAGCTGAGGGCTGTGATCTTTCATCACTTCGTCTACTTGGTACGGTAGGTGAGCCTATTAATCCTGAAGCCTGGGAATGGTATCACCGAGTGATTGGGCAGAGCCGTTGTCCTATTATGGATACATGGTGGCAGACTGAAACCGGTGGGCATATGATTACGCCATTGCCAGGGGCGACAGCACTTAAGCCTGGCTCTGCTACGCGGCCATTCTTTGGTATTCAGCCAGCACTGTTTGATGCTGAAGGCAACGAACTTGAAGGCGCAGCCGAAGGTAACCTTGTAATTAAAGATAGCTGGCCAAGTCAAGCTAGAACCGTGTATGGCGATCATCAACGCTTTATCAGTACCTACTTTAGTGCCTACAAAGGTGTATACTTCACCGGTGATGGTGCAAGGCGTGACGAAGATGGCTACTACTGGATCACTGGGCGTGTAGATGACGTGTTAAATGTATCCGGTCACCGCTTAGGCACGGCTGAAATTGAGAGCGCATTAGTGGCACATCCAAAAGTGGCCGAAGCGGCGGTAGTGGGCTTTCCTCATGATATTAAAGGGCAGGGTATTTATGTTTATGTTACCCCAATCGACGGTGTTGCCGTTGATGATGCGCTAACCACAGAGCTTAAAACCTGGGTTAGACAAGAGCTAAGTCCCATTGCGACACCTGATAAAATACAGTGGTCGGCTGGCCTACCTAAAACCCGTTCAGGTAAAATTATGCGTCGAATTTTGCGTAAGATTGCTGCGAACGAACATGAGCAACTTGGTGATATATCTACATTGGCGGATCCGTCAGTTGTTGATACACTCATTAAGGAGCGATTAAACAAATCATAA
- a CDS encoding DcaP family trimeric outer membrane transporter translates to MKATIKNSVLAVSLALAASSATLVSAADLGDTSVKFTGYIKADAMVSNYSEGTLGSGSIGRDFYIPSLTPVSGGDEGTQFDAHIRQSRFRFSTNTPTAEGDEIKGVLELDFIVTSGGDERISNSYTPRVRHAYIQYKEWLVGQTWTTFMDVGSLPESLDFIGTTDGITFGRQVMVRYTNGGLQLALENPETTVTPNGGGGRIVADDNAVPDFVAAYTAKQDWGYVKIAGLVRQLSYDDGSGIDADETSYGLALSGKYKLSSGDDIRFMVNTGQGMGRYTALNAANGAVITADGDLEAIDSTGYAIAYRHLWNDKMRSSFMFSALDIDNDTALTGLSVTESSYSARANLLYSPTKALTFGAEYAFAHREIEEGLEGDMNRLQVSAKYAF, encoded by the coding sequence ATGAAAGCCACAATAAAAAACTCAGTGCTAGCCGTATCGTTAGCACTTGCAGCGTCTAGCGCCACTCTCGTTAGCGCCGCTGACTTAGGCGATACCAGCGTTAAATTTACCGGCTACATAAAAGCCGACGCTATGGTGAGCAACTACTCTGAGGGCACATTGGGTTCCGGTAGTATTGGTCGAGATTTTTACATACCCTCGCTGACTCCGGTTTCAGGCGGCGATGAAGGCACCCAATTCGATGCACATATTCGTCAATCCCGCTTTAGATTTAGCACCAACACGCCAACAGCAGAAGGTGACGAAATCAAAGGGGTATTAGAATTAGATTTTATCGTCACTAGCGGTGGTGATGAACGTATTAGTAACTCTTATACTCCTCGTGTTCGCCACGCCTACATTCAGTATAAAGAATGGCTAGTGGGTCAAACATGGACCACATTTATGGACGTGGGTTCCCTACCGGAATCTCTTGATTTCATTGGTACCACAGACGGTATTACATTTGGCCGACAAGTCATGGTGCGATACACCAACGGTGGCCTACAGTTGGCTTTAGAAAATCCTGAAACTACCGTCACGCCTAACGGTGGCGGTGGACGTATTGTGGCTGACGACAATGCTGTACCTGATTTTGTAGCGGCTTACACCGCGAAACAAGACTGGGGCTACGTAAAAATAGCAGGTCTTGTGCGCCAGCTTTCATATGATGACGGCAGTGGCATTGACGCTGATGAAACCAGTTACGGATTAGCCTTGTCAGGAAAATACAAACTGTCGAGCGGCGATGATATTCGCTTTATGGTGAATACAGGCCAAGGAATGGGTAGATACACCGCACTAAATGCAGCTAATGGGGCAGTCATTACTGCCGATGGCGATTTAGAAGCTATCGATTCAACGGGTTATGCTATCGCCTACCGTCACCTTTGGAACGACAAAATGCGAAGCAGCTTCATGTTTTCAGCATTGGATATTGATAACGATACAGCGCTTACCGGTCTTAGTGTGACAGAAAGCAGCTATAGTGCACGGGCTAACCTTCTCTACTCACCCACCAAAGCACTTACTTTTGGCGCTGAGTATGCGTTTGCACATCGCGAAATTGAGGAAGGGTTGGAAGGTGACATGAACCGTCTACAGGTTTCTGCGAAATACGCTTTTTAA
- a CDS encoding succinylglutamate desuccinylase/aspartoacylase family protein, producing the protein MDNLVIGGQSIAPGESVKIELEMPPLYTATNMSIPVYVTRGKRPGPTMFVSAAIHGDELNGIEIVGRLIRSRAIERLRGTLIAVPMVNVYGVLNQSRYLPDRRDLNRSFPGSKKGSLAGRLANLFLKEIVQKCDVGIDLHTGAIHRSNLPQIRADLDDPEVLEMAKAFGVPVLLNAELREGSLRETASESGVKILLYEAGQALRYDEFSIRAGLRGIINTMRHLGMLNKSRSKGHNIERFIARQSGWIRATESGFVTHLAQLGDHVNKGDKLATIADPFGGYLASIESPAEGVVVGKQNIPLTQEGEAVYHIAYFSQPDTVAEHVELLQDNLLPGETEYT; encoded by the coding sequence GTGGATAATTTAGTCATTGGTGGGCAGAGTATTGCGCCCGGTGAATCGGTCAAGATTGAGTTGGAGATGCCCCCTTTATACACCGCAACAAACATGAGTATTCCGGTTTACGTAACCCGAGGGAAACGCCCTGGACCTACTATGTTTGTCAGTGCAGCTATTCACGGTGATGAGCTTAATGGTATTGAAATTGTAGGTCGACTCATTCGCTCACGGGCCATTGAACGGTTAAGAGGTACGCTTATCGCGGTACCCATGGTGAACGTGTACGGCGTGTTGAACCAGTCGCGTTATTTACCCGACCGCCGCGACCTAAACCGCAGCTTTCCTGGTAGTAAGAAAGGCTCGCTGGCCGGTCGACTAGCCAACCTATTTTTAAAGGAAATTGTGCAAAAGTGCGATGTAGGCATAGACCTGCATACCGGTGCAATACATCGCAGTAATTTACCTCAAATTCGCGCCGATTTAGACGACCCTGAAGTGCTTGAAATGGCAAAAGCGTTTGGCGTTCCCGTGTTGCTAAATGCTGAACTGCGCGAAGGTTCTCTGCGAGAAACAGCTAGCGAGAGTGGCGTTAAAATTTTGCTCTATGAAGCAGGACAAGCGCTTAGGTACGATGAGTTTTCTATTCGTGCGGGCCTTCGCGGTATTATTAATACCATGCGTCACTTAGGTATGCTGAATAAGAGTCGTAGCAAAGGGCACAATATAGAGCGTTTTATTGCCCGCCAAAGCGGCTGGATACGCGCAACGGAAAGTGGCTTTGTTACCCATTTAGCCCAGTTAGGCGATCATGTAAACAAGGGCGATAAGCTGGCAACTATAGCAGACCCTTTCGGCGGCTATTTGGCCAGTATCGAGAGTCCAGCCGAAGGTGTGGTGGTTGGGAAGCAAAATATCCCTCTCACTCAAGAAGGCGAAGCGGTATACCATATCGCCTACTTCTCTCAACCGGACACTGTGGCAGAACATGTTGAATTATTACAAGATAATCTGCTACCAGGTGAAACAGAATATACTTGA
- a CDS encoding ATP-dependent zinc protease — translation MTDKKVIGAVELCDLPAFTITDLNVRVDTGAATSSLHVDNIEEFEVDDELWIRFDIHPDIHNVDRVVRREVKVETKKRVKSSTATREKRYVIVTPIIMDSVQWEIQLTLTDRSEMTYLMLLGREAMSGHFLVDPEHDFLLTGKD, via the coding sequence ATGACGGATAAAAAAGTAATCGGAGCGGTAGAGTTGTGCGACCTACCTGCGTTTACCATCACCGATTTGAATGTACGAGTTGATACCGGCGCAGCAACCTCCTCTTTGCATGTAGATAACATTGAAGAGTTTGAGGTAGATGACGAATTGTGGATACGCTTCGATATCCACCCTGATATTCATAATGTAGATAGAGTGGTAAGAAGAGAAGTCAAAGTTGAAACAAAAAAGCGAGTTAAAAGCTCTACCGCGACAAGAGAGAAGCGTTATGTGATAGTAACGCCTATAATCATGGATAGTGTGCAATGGGAAATTCAATTAACCTTAACCGACCGCTCTGAAATGACGTATCTTATGTTACTTGGTAGAGAAGCCATGAGCGGCCATTTTTTAGTTGATCCCGAGCACGACTTTTTACTCACAGGGAAGGATTAA